The following proteins come from a genomic window of Paramicrobacterium humi:
- a CDS encoding ABC transporter ATP-binding protein, protein MSDPSAVPPAGIVVRGVARSFGDVHAVRSADFEVPAGSVTGLIGPNGSGKTTLMLMLASLLRPDAGEIRIAGYDPVTQPAAVRSIMGWMPDILGSWASLSPRTALEITGRMYGIGTDATRQRAAELIGLVGLAALADQPARVLSRGQKQRLSLARALVHNPRVLLLDEPASGLDPAARADLRTLLRRLADEGTAILVSSHVLAELEEMADAAVYMSAGVTASRDAISRAATAPRQWRIRALDAARLTALLPQIGVDPGRIAADGRGVLVSVSGEADAAALLRALVTAGIEISSFAPAVGEFEHTFLDLTREQPPQPKGGVA, encoded by the coding sequence GTGAGCGACCCATCCGCCGTGCCGCCCGCAGGAATCGTCGTCCGCGGGGTCGCGCGCTCCTTCGGCGACGTGCACGCCGTGCGATCCGCCGATTTCGAGGTTCCGGCGGGCAGCGTGACCGGCCTCATCGGCCCCAACGGCTCGGGCAAGACGACCCTCATGCTCATGCTCGCGAGCCTGCTGCGTCCCGACGCGGGAGAGATCCGCATCGCGGGATACGACCCGGTCACGCAACCGGCGGCCGTGCGCTCGATCATGGGCTGGATGCCCGACATCCTCGGCTCGTGGGCGAGCCTCAGTCCCCGCACGGCGCTCGAGATCACCGGGCGCATGTACGGGATCGGAACGGATGCCACACGCCAGCGCGCCGCCGAGCTCATCGGCCTCGTCGGTCTCGCGGCGTTGGCCGATCAGCCAGCCCGCGTGCTCTCCCGCGGGCAGAAGCAGCGGCTGAGCCTCGCGCGCGCCCTCGTGCACAATCCGCGCGTGCTCCTGCTCGACGAACCCGCTTCGGGTCTGGATCCGGCCGCCCGCGCTGATCTGCGCACGCTGCTCCGGCGGCTGGCGGACGAAGGAACCGCGATCCTCGTCTCGAGCCACGTGCTGGCCGAGCTTGAGGAGATGGCGGATGCCGCCGTCTACATGTCCGCCGGCGTCACCGCGTCGCGCGACGCGATCAGTCGTGCCGCGACCGCTCCGCGGCAGTGGCGCATCCGTGCGCTCGACGCCGCACGGCTCACCGCCCTCCTCCCGCAGATCGGCGTGGATCCTGGCCGCATCGCCGCCGACGGCCGCGGCGTCCTCGTCAGCGTGAGCGGCGAAGCAGACGCCGCCGCGCTGCTGAGAGCTCTCGTCACCGCCGGCATCGAGATCAGCTCCTTCGCGCCTGCCGTCGGCGAGTTCGAGCACACGTTCCTCGACCTCACGCGGGAACAGCCGCCCCAGCCGAAGGGAGGAGTCGCATGA
- a CDS encoding ABC transporter permease, translating into MTFARGIGLVIGLELRQRVRGVAWYVLIGIFVLLVGLVTALLWGVSSGYDSGGWLYSLIVYFVLLLGTLATPAFSGNSINGERESGTLATTQVTLLSTWQLVLGKFVAAWVSSLAFLVASVPFIAIALVLGNLDAATIAVSILVLGIELGVLAAIGVGLSGIVTRPLFSIVLSYLVIAALSVGTLISFGLLGSVTRSPATYTYVGYDAPSYDEETGEPIDPVCTEPVVSHSEVPRFDLYWGILAANPYVVIADAAPGGFDTHGNPSNLFSALSSGVRSLQTVPELDTYVNDCEAIGTGQTPPGYKTPQQVHDGAVPSWFAGVGIHVLLAAGALWWAWARTHTPAGRLPKGSRIA; encoded by the coding sequence ATGACATTCGCCCGCGGAATCGGCCTCGTCATCGGCCTCGAGCTGCGCCAGCGGGTGCGCGGCGTCGCCTGGTATGTGCTCATCGGCATCTTCGTCCTCCTCGTCGGCCTCGTCACGGCCCTGCTCTGGGGAGTGTCGAGCGGCTACGACTCAGGCGGCTGGCTGTACTCGCTCATCGTCTACTTCGTGCTGCTGCTCGGAACGCTCGCCACCCCCGCGTTCAGCGGAAACTCCATCAACGGCGAGCGCGAGTCCGGCACCCTCGCCACCACACAGGTGACCCTGCTCTCGACGTGGCAGCTCGTTCTCGGCAAGTTCGTGGCCGCCTGGGTCAGCTCCCTCGCGTTCCTCGTCGCGAGCGTCCCCTTCATCGCCATCGCTCTCGTGCTCGGCAATCTGGATGCCGCCACGATCGCCGTCTCGATCCTCGTGCTCGGCATCGAACTGGGAGTGCTCGCCGCGATCGGGGTGGGCCTGTCGGGCATCGTCACGCGCCCGCTGTTCTCGATCGTGCTCAGCTACCTTGTGATCGCAGCCCTCAGCGTCGGCACCCTCATCTCGTTCGGGCTGCTCGGCAGCGTCACTCGCTCCCCCGCGACCTACACGTACGTCGGCTATGACGCCCCGTCGTACGACGAAGAGACGGGAGAGCCGATCGATCCCGTCTGCACCGAGCCGGTCGTCAGCCACAGCGAGGTTCCGCGCTTCGACCTGTACTGGGGAATTCTCGCGGCGAATCCCTACGTCGTCATCGCGGATGCCGCACCCGGCGGCTTCGACACGCACGGAAATCCGTCCAACTTGTTCAGCGCGCTCTCAAGCGGCGTGCGCTCCCTGCAGACTGTGCCGGAGCTCGACACCTACGTGAACGACTGCGAAGCCATCGGCACCGGGCAGACTCCGCCCGGCTACAAGACGCCGCAGCAGGTGCACGACGGAGCCGTGCCGAGCTGGTTCGCCGGCGTCGGCATCCACGTTCTCCTCGCGGCAGGCGCGCTGTGGTGGGCGTGGGCGCGCACGCACACGCCCGCCGGGCGGCTGCCCAAGGGCAGCCGGATCGCCTGA
- a CDS encoding iron transporter: MSNQTPPMDPNTSEATQPQLDRAVAQGDAYGEALRYMTEEVAKDGGKQRVGDYLIGYAVEDAEGMYDFSNGELTWQNPHEENLHLEIVVCDASDGRFIPAVSVSATLITPSGEELGPHEQVLVWHPMIYHYARNWTVPEDGDYTLRVHVEPPTFMRHDEINGRRFTQAADVEFTGVTVKRGAEPVEPPQS; the protein is encoded by the coding sequence ATGAGCAATCAGACACCGCCGATGGATCCGAACACCTCAGAGGCGACCCAGCCGCAGCTCGATCGCGCAGTCGCCCAAGGCGACGCGTATGGCGAGGCGCTGCGCTACATGACCGAGGAGGTCGCGAAGGACGGCGGAAAGCAGCGGGTCGGCGACTACCTGATCGGCTACGCGGTCGAGGACGCGGAAGGCATGTACGACTTCTCGAACGGCGAGCTGACGTGGCAGAACCCGCATGAGGAGAACCTGCACCTCGAGATCGTCGTGTGCGACGCGTCCGATGGCCGTTTCATCCCCGCGGTGTCGGTCAGCGCCACGCTCATCACGCCGAGCGGCGAGGAGCTTGGCCCTCACGAGCAAGTGCTCGTGTGGCATCCGATGATCTATCACTATGCGCGCAACTGGACGGTGCCCGAGGACGGGGATTACACGTTGCGCGTGCACGTCGAGCCGCCGACGTTCATGCGCCATGACGAGATCAACGGCCGCCGGTTCACACAGGCCGCCGACGTCGAGTTCACCGGCGTCACGGTGAAGCGCGGCGCCGAGCCCGTCGAACCACCGCAGTCGTAA